CAAAGGCATAACACTTCAATTGCTTTTTCCAATTCCGCCATCGAAGGGAATGTAGGAGCTATTCTTATATTTCGATCTCTTGGATCCTTCCCATAAGGATAGGTAGCTCCTGCCTGGGTCAATTTGACACCCACTTCTGCTGCCATATTGACAATATCTCGGGCACATCCGTTTAATGTATTAAGACTGATGAAATAGCCGCCGTTTGGTTTATTCCATGATGCAATATTTTTACTGCCTAATTCCGACTCAAGTTTATTTAATACAATTTCAAATTTTGGTTTGATAATCTCTGCATGTTTTTCCATATGTTTTTTTAAATGATTCATATCTTTCAGGAAACGAACATGGCGAAGTTGGTTAATCTTATCAGGTCCAATTGTTTGAATGGAAAGCTGCCGCCTTATAAAATCAAGGTTTTCTTCACTAGCTGCCATCATAGCAACGCCAGACCCAGGGAACGTAATCTTGGACGTAGAGCTAAACATAAACACACGATGAGGATTACCTGCTGACTTACAAGCAGTAAAGATATCTTTCAACTGATCTTCATGTTCTGTTAAATGGTGGACCGTATATGCATTATCCCAAAAAATTCTAAAATCAGTTGCTTTTGTTTTCATTTGGGCAAGCCGTTCTACTGTCTGATCCGAATATGTTATGCCATCAGGGTTGCTGTATTTAGGAACACACCATATTCCTTTAATACTATCGTCTTCACTTACAAGTTTCTCAATCATATCCATATCCGGCCCGCTGCTCAACATATCTATTGTGATCATCTCGATATTAAAGAGCTCACATATAGCAAAATGTCTGTCATAGCCCGGACTTGGGCATAGAAATTTCACGACAGGAAGTTTGCCCCACGGAGATTCACTCCGATATACCCCATGTAACATCGCTCTGGCTATCGTATCATACATCATATTAAGGCTGGAATTTCCACCTATGATTATTTCTTTCGTACTTACTTCAAGGACTTGTGAAAATAATTCCTTTGCTTCTGGTATCCCGTCAAGCCCCCCGTAGTTCCGATAATCCGTTCCATCCATTCCTCTATAATCCTCATTGGACTTCAAACTATCTAGCAACCCATTGGATAGGTCAAGTTGCTCCTGACATGGTTTGCCTCTAGACATATCCAAATTCAGATTTTGACTTTTATATCCGTTATATTTTTCTTGTAATCTCTGATCATGTTCCTTTAATTCAGATATACTTAATTCCATAAAATTTTCGATACTTCCCATTTCCGCACATCCTCGTTACCAAATTATGAATATTCCACATTTATTTTACACGTCTTTCTCTAAATTACAATCAGCCTTATTTCATTTAATAGCCCTGATTGTGTTTTTGAGAAAAAAATGAAACATAGACGCCCAATATCTAGTTTGTTTTGAAAATTTCTCCACTTATTTATTTAAAAGAGAATATCCACTTTCAAAATTCGGTTTGACACGGGATAACATTTTGTTAATGGCACTAAACAGAGCTTTAACAGAAGAGGTCATAATATCAGCATCAATTCCACAGCCCCAATAAACATCCCCATCTAAAGCAGTAAAACCTACATATGATACGGCATTTGCTTGCGAACCTATTTCTAAAGCATGCTCCTTATAAACTAAATGATTATAATTTATTCCTAGTGTGCTTTGGAGAACATTGCTGATCGCGTCCAGTCTTCCATTTCCTGTACCGATTAATTCATGAATTTCGTTATCGATCTTAATCGACACATTCGTTTCATAATTTTCATTTTGGGTAAATCGGTAATTGATAAATTCAATAGGGTCATGAATATTCACATATTCGTTAATGAAAATTTCATGGATTTCATTTGGCATCAGCTCTTTGTGCAAACGGTCTGATACATTTTTAACCGTGTATCCAAAACTTTCACGCATTTCCTTAGGCAAA
Above is a genomic segment from Neobacillus endophyticus containing:
- a CDS encoding aminotransferase class I/II-fold pyridoxal phosphate-dependent enzyme, translating into MGSIENFMELSISELKEHDQRLQEKYNGYKSQNLNLDMSRGKPCQEQLDLSNGLLDSLKSNEDYRGMDGTDYRNYGGLDGIPEAKELFSQVLEVSTKEIIIGGNSSLNMMYDTIARAMLHGVYRSESPWGKLPVVKFLCPSPGYDRHFAICELFNIEMITIDMLSSGPDMDMIEKLVSEDDSIKGIWCVPKYSNPDGITYSDQTVERLAQMKTKATDFRIFWDNAYTVHHLTEHEDQLKDIFTACKSAGNPHRVFMFSSTSKITFPGSGVAMMAASEENLDFIRRQLSIQTIGPDKINQLRHVRFLKDMNHLKKHMEKHAEIIKPKFEIVLNKLESELGSKNIASWNKPNGGYFISLNTLNGCARDIVNMAAEVGVKLTQAGATYPYGKDPRDRNIRIAPTFPSMAELEKAIEVLCLCVQLVSIKKILAEKE